Proteins encoded together in one Phyllostomus discolor isolate MPI-MPIP mPhyDis1 chromosome 6, mPhyDis1.pri.v3, whole genome shotgun sequence window:
- the LOC114499576 gene encoding GDP-fucose transporter 1 isoform X1 has translation MQRDPGSCKLRAPLKRSRILHMALMGGPDPYSEPDASQEKPFLLRALQIALVVSLYWVTSISMVFLNKYLLDSSSLQLDAPIFVTFYQCLVTTVLCKGLSTLAACFPGTVDFPTLCLDLRVARSVLPLSVVFISMITFNNLCLKYVGVAFYNVGRSLTTVFNVLLSYLLLKQTTSFYALLTCGVIIGGFWLGVDQEGAEGTLSWTGTLFGVLASLCVSLNAIYTKKVLPVVDGSIWRLTFYNNVIACVLFLPLLLLLGELQALRFFVQLGSAHFWGMMTLGGLFGFAIGYVTGLQIKFTSPLTHNVSGTAKACAQTVLAVLYYEETKSFLWWTSNLMVLGGSSAYTWVRGWEMKKVQEEPSPKEDEKSSMRV, from the exons ATGCAGAGGGACCCTGGGAGTTGCAAGCTGCG GGCCCCTCTGAAGCGCTCCAGGATCCTGCACATGGCACTGATGGGGGGCCCCGACCCCTACAGTGAGCCAGATGCCAGCCAGGAGAAGCCCTTTCTACTTCGGGCACTGCAGATCGCATTGGTGGTCTCTCTCTACTGGGTCACCTCCATCTCCATGGTGTTTCTCAACAAGTACCTACTGGACAGCTCCTCCCTGCAGCTGGATGCCCCCATCTTCGTCACCTTCTACCAGTGCCTGGTGACCACAGTGCTCTGCAAAGGTCTCAGCACACTGGCCGCCTGCTTTCCTGGTACAGTGGACTTCCCCACGCTGTGCCTGGATCTCAGGGTGGCCCGCAGTGTCCTACCCCTGTCAGTGGTCTTTATCAGCATGATCACCTTCAATAACCTTTGCCTGAAGTACGTGGGTGTGGCCTTCTACAACGTGGGCCGCTCGCTCACTACTGTCTTCAATGTGCTGCTCTCCTACCTGCTGCTCAAACAGACGACCTCCTTCTATGCCTTGCTCACCTGTGGCGTCATCATTG gTGGATTCTGGCTTGGTGTGGaccaggagggggcagagggtaCCCTGTCTTGGACCGGCACCCTCTTTGGCGTGCTAGCCAGCCTCTGCGTCTCGCTCAACGCCATCTACACCAAGAAGGTGCTCCCAGTGGTGGACGGCAGCATCTGGCGCCTGACCTTCTACAACAACGTGATTGCCTGCGTCCTCTTCCTGCCGCTGCTTCTGCTTCTGGGGGAGCTGCAGGCCCTCCGCTTCTTTGTCCAGCTGGGCAGTGCCCACTTCTGGGGCATGATGACGCTGGGAGGACTATTCGGTTTTGCCATCGGCTACGTGACAGGCCTGCAGATCAAGTTCACCAGTCCCTTGACCCACAACGTGTCAGGCACGGCCAAGGCCTGTGCCCAGACGGTGCTGGCTGTGCTGTACTATGAGGAGACCAAGAGCTTCCTCTGGTGGACAAGCAACCTGATGGTGCTCGGGGGCTCCTCCGCCTACACCTGGGTCCGGGGCTGGGAGATGAAGAAGGTCCAGGAGGAGCCCAGCCCCAAGGAGGACGAGAAGAGCAGCATGAGGGTGTGA
- the LOC114499576 gene encoding GDP-fucose transporter 1 isoform X2: protein MALMGGPDPYSEPDASQEKPFLLRALQIALVVSLYWVTSISMVFLNKYLLDSSSLQLDAPIFVTFYQCLVTTVLCKGLSTLAACFPGTVDFPTLCLDLRVARSVLPLSVVFISMITFNNLCLKYVGVAFYNVGRSLTTVFNVLLSYLLLKQTTSFYALLTCGVIIGGFWLGVDQEGAEGTLSWTGTLFGVLASLCVSLNAIYTKKVLPVVDGSIWRLTFYNNVIACVLFLPLLLLLGELQALRFFVQLGSAHFWGMMTLGGLFGFAIGYVTGLQIKFTSPLTHNVSGTAKACAQTVLAVLYYEETKSFLWWTSNLMVLGGSSAYTWVRGWEMKKVQEEPSPKEDEKSSMRV from the exons ATGGCACTGATGGGGGGCCCCGACCCCTACAGTGAGCCAGATGCCAGCCAGGAGAAGCCCTTTCTACTTCGGGCACTGCAGATCGCATTGGTGGTCTCTCTCTACTGGGTCACCTCCATCTCCATGGTGTTTCTCAACAAGTACCTACTGGACAGCTCCTCCCTGCAGCTGGATGCCCCCATCTTCGTCACCTTCTACCAGTGCCTGGTGACCACAGTGCTCTGCAAAGGTCTCAGCACACTGGCCGCCTGCTTTCCTGGTACAGTGGACTTCCCCACGCTGTGCCTGGATCTCAGGGTGGCCCGCAGTGTCCTACCCCTGTCAGTGGTCTTTATCAGCATGATCACCTTCAATAACCTTTGCCTGAAGTACGTGGGTGTGGCCTTCTACAACGTGGGCCGCTCGCTCACTACTGTCTTCAATGTGCTGCTCTCCTACCTGCTGCTCAAACAGACGACCTCCTTCTATGCCTTGCTCACCTGTGGCGTCATCATTG gTGGATTCTGGCTTGGTGTGGaccaggagggggcagagggtaCCCTGTCTTGGACCGGCACCCTCTTTGGCGTGCTAGCCAGCCTCTGCGTCTCGCTCAACGCCATCTACACCAAGAAGGTGCTCCCAGTGGTGGACGGCAGCATCTGGCGCCTGACCTTCTACAACAACGTGATTGCCTGCGTCCTCTTCCTGCCGCTGCTTCTGCTTCTGGGGGAGCTGCAGGCCCTCCGCTTCTTTGTCCAGCTGGGCAGTGCCCACTTCTGGGGCATGATGACGCTGGGAGGACTATTCGGTTTTGCCATCGGCTACGTGACAGGCCTGCAGATCAAGTTCACCAGTCCCTTGACCCACAACGTGTCAGGCACGGCCAAGGCCTGTGCCCAGACGGTGCTGGCTGTGCTGTACTATGAGGAGACCAAGAGCTTCCTCTGGTGGACAAGCAACCTGATGGTGCTCGGGGGCTCCTCCGCCTACACCTGGGTCCGGGGCTGGGAGATGAAGAAGGTCCAGGAGGAGCCCAGCCCCAAGGAGGACGAGAAGAGCAGCATGAGGGTGTGA